In the Methanococcoides sp. LMO-2 genome, one interval contains:
- a CDS encoding NAD(P)/FAD-dependent oxidoreductase, whose translation MTKDLLEKGAIIQRDKETYAIAPHIAGGITSPDLLRKIADVSEKYGAAAIKVTSSQRLAIVGLKEEDLDNVWEELGMKPAAAIGLCVRSVRICPGTTFCKRGQQDAVGLGLKLDEKYHGMELPSKLKMAVSGCMNSCAESAVRDIGIMGTPKGFTVMVGGSAGLRPRLADVIAEELDEEEVLDLVDKIITYYKTHTKKHRLGRVIDEVGLDTFKAEVGL comes from the coding sequence ATGACAAAAGATCTACTTGAAAAGGGAGCAATCATTCAGAGAGACAAGGAGACATATGCCATCGCGCCTCACATCGCCGGAGGTATCACATCACCGGATCTCCTCAGAAAGATCGCAGACGTATCCGAAAAATACGGTGCAGCTGCAATTAAGGTAACATCATCCCAGAGACTTGCTATCGTAGGCCTCAAAGAAGAAGACCTTGACAATGTATGGGAAGAGCTTGGAATGAAACCAGCAGCTGCAATAGGCCTCTGCGTAAGAAGCGTAAGAATCTGTCCGGGAACAACATTCTGTAAGCGCGGACAGCAGGACGCTGTCGGACTTGGTCTCAAGCTCGATGAGAAGTACCACGGAATGGAACTCCCATCAAAGCTCAAGATGGCTGTATCAGGCTGTATGAACTCCTGTGCCGAGAGCGCTGTCAGGGATATTGGAATCATGGGTACACCAAAGGGCTTCACCGTCATGGTAGGTGGAAGTGCCGGACTCAGACCACGCCTTGCAGATGTCATTGCAGAAGAACTTGATGAGGAAGAGGTCCTCGACCTTGTTGACAAGATCATCACATACTACAAGACACACACAAAGAAGCACAGGCTTGGAAGGGTCATTGACGAAGTCGGACTTGACACCTTCAAGGCAGAAGTCGGCCTCTGA
- a CDS encoding DUF166 domain-containing protein, translating to MRISFYYTGEFGRKVIGNVVNSSTFCTSCGELCDHCREKKRSYADSVVDIYEFPADLPEFIEEPEEYLPEHMGECDLLIAMDLHPDILSELPKMAEMSGAKAVIAPIEIPKLAPAGLVQQIRETLEAEGIDCEFPKPFCSLAKTGKPLIDEFVDMGFGRPLLTIGVDKERNIFTHAKVLRDAPCGSTWYVAKKLGWSDINVYKETISGAHHAYPCTASMDKDPQLQDTILHEAGYIIRKSVEEAARIKGEGASPEDEK from the coding sequence ATGCGTATCAGTTTTTACTATACCGGAGAGTTTGGAAGGAAAGTTATCGGCAATGTGGTCAACTCAAGCACGTTCTGCACATCATGCGGAGAGCTTTGTGACCATTGCAGGGAGAAGAAGAGGTCATACGCAGACAGCGTAGTTGATATCTACGAGTTCCCCGCCGACCTGCCGGAGTTCATAGAGGAGCCGGAAGAATACCTCCCTGAACATATGGGAGAATGCGACCTGCTGATCGCCATGGACCTCCACCCCGACATCCTTTCGGAACTTCCGAAGATGGCGGAGATGTCTGGCGCAAAGGCTGTGATAGCACCTATCGAGATCCCGAAACTTGCCCCAGCAGGGCTTGTCCAGCAGATCAGGGAAACACTTGAAGCAGAAGGAATAGACTGTGAGTTCCCCAAGCCGTTCTGCTCACTCGCTAAGACAGGAAAGCCACTGATCGATGAATTCGTTGACATGGGTTTTGGCAGACCCCTGCTGACCATAGGGGTGGACAAAGAGAGAAACATATTCACACATGCAAAGGTCCTCAGGGATGCACCATGCGGATCCACATGGTATGTCGCAAAAAAGCTTGGATGGTCGGACATCAATGTCTACAAGGAAACCATATCCGGAGCACACCACGCGTACCCGTGTACTGCAAGCATGGACAAGGACCCACAACTGCAGGACACCATCCTGCATGAGGCCGGATACATAATCAGGAAAA